The proteins below come from a single Eucalyptus grandis isolate ANBG69807.140 chromosome 3, ASM1654582v1, whole genome shotgun sequence genomic window:
- the LOC104439909 gene encoding disease resistance protein RUN1, which translates to MAVAAVRLTLLDPEVKWLVLALEVWVVVSALHGLLRRRDAGLAKLMVQALLVLAFSTVLRNRSAETLVSFIVVWVALLVLYVSPWWKFTGAAELLRVYSMGMLGCLALRLLSIEIVYLTWIALLALVLLLVLLLVTPKRDRAITAREEVRSPLSISTFAKKELRVFLSFNRGPDIPDAFIDFLIVQLTRSGISVFGDGKKLPEGEDLVEVIRRSNVLIPIISKGYASSESCLVELGLMLECRRTNGRTIIPIFYDVDPSDVRLVRGSFEISLKEHEMKGMDGRTIDAWGRALRELGDRDRFYSADNNSWSNYKLLKLLLLDVLQLFGKQDVEENLVGIQDRVQKVMTKLGVYYRDEQSVGLHGGDVRVVGIYGTSGVGKTTIAKVVYKAIASLFDGCSYLEDVRERFTQSEGLKSLQNQLISDLLKRSCPMFTCEEGAHIIRHRFHSTRVLIILDDVGHYHQLEPFIGKLSWFGPRSRIIVTMRDYGLINVPEVAERYEVEPLKPDQALFLFQRHASHILPFPEGYDSLFDEIISLTGRIPLAIEVLAPLLCTVPTSLWQHTLKIMRKHVDPVERVLMASFEFLNYETKEILLDIACFFVGKDIANPFSMWCACGYDPLQGINVLLDMSLVQVGENNKLWMHNKLRNLCQQIVKNEDPKRPERRSRLWNHVDAVSMLKERKGAKRVRALNLKYDNVCHDCFTCEEFELLPYLRYLKLGKARIIGDSKNSLSNLRWLDWQVCTETFGACDLHLKELVILDLSWSKVVHDWKGWSQIKMPQLRNLNLTGCTSLLTTPDFSGLEKLETLILEHCSRLVKIDASITHLKFLVTLNLKFCSELSMLPKELNDMKEMKELLIDGTSIKEIPSTLANMKKLKILSASNCFSLSGLPQSMGQLEALSVLLLDGAKFVELPDSIGELVQLKQLSLRNCHCLGELPDSIGNLGRSLIELDLSGTGICDLPGSIMNLRGLKVLKMDSCFTREFPRDIGRLTNLEEMHALRCRSLEGDIPSDIGELKSLRMLVLGYTRISSLPPCIQSLCCLQTLDLLNCDRIEALPILPSGLTRLRVISRSMKAVPFIDNLTKLEELCLGDEDPEELKLPSTQRVMNSILTRGVVLSFLWPKRFLRLKVLELSHSRITDLRLRDKCLPQLTKLVVSGANLRRIQQLPSTLSFLSVRGCLSLKRLPTVQCLKSLNELRLSHSAVREVEGLGELGALEIIDISHCEIRNLEGLGQLTSLISLKLSDCDHLRKLPNISNLKMLKILEIRRCREIKNIQGLQEIRSSLGKLHVGEGNDEDSQQVRDDFF; encoded by the exons ATGGCGGTCGCGGCTGTGCGTCTTACGTTGCTTGATCCGGAGGTGAAGTGGTTGGTGTTGGCGCTCGAGGTTTGGGTGGTTGTATCCGCCTTACACGGCCTACTCAGGAGGAGGGACGCAGGCCTGGCCAAGCTGATGGTGCAAGCTCTTTTGGTTTTGGCCTTCTCCACGGTGTTAAGGAACCGAAGCGCGGAGACGCTGGTTTCCTTCATCGTGGTCTGGGTCGCGTTATTGGTGCTCTATGTCAGCCCTTGGTGGAAATTCACCGGCGCGGCCGAGCTGCTGCGAGTGTACAGCATGGGCATGCTTGGGTGTTTAGCACTTCGTCTTCTGAGCATCGAGATTGTATATTTGACTTGGATTGCTCTCCTCGCCTTGGTCCTCCTGTTAGTCCTCCTGTTAGTAACGCCAAAGCGGGACCGCGCCATTACAGCGAGGGAGGAG GTACGATCCCCCTTGTCGATCTCTACCTTCGCTAAGAAAGAGTTGCGTGTTTTCTTGAGTTTCAACAGAGGACCGGACATCCCTGATGCATTTATAGACTTCCTGATCGTTCAACTCACGAGATCCGGGATTTCGGTCTTTGGAGATGGCAAAAAGCTGCCTGAAGGGGAAGACCTAGTTGAAGTGATCAGGCGATCCAACGTATTGATTCCAATCATCTCCAAAGGCTACGCTTCCTCCGAAAGCTGCCTCGTGGAGTTGGGTCTAATGTTGGAGTGCAGAAGAACAAATGGCCGAACGATcattcccattttttatgacGTAGATCCCTCGGATGTGCGACTCGTCAGGGGTTCTTTTGAAATATCCTTGAAGGAGCACGAGATGAAGGGAATGGATGGCAGGACAATCGATGCATGGGGAAGAGCTCTTCGTGAGCTTGGGGATCGGGACAGATTTTACTCTGCAGACAACAATTCTTG GTCTAATTACAAGCTTTTAAAGCTACTCCTCTTAGATGTGCTGCAACTGTTTGGTAAGCAGGATGTTGAGGAGAATTTGGTTGGAATTCAGGATCGAGTTCAAAAGGTTATGACAAAGCTTGGCGTATACTATAGAGATGAACAATCAGTTGGGTTACATGGTGGGGATGTCCGAGTAGTTGGAATCTATGGCACTAGTGGGGTTGGCAAGACAACTATTGCAAAGGTTGTTTATAAAGCCATCGCTTCTCTCTTTGATGGCTGTAGCTATCTTGAGGACGTTCGAGAGAGGTTCACACAATCTGAAGGACTCAAGTCTTTGCAAAATCAGTTAATTTCCGACCTGCTAAAGCGAAGCTGCCCAATGTTTACTTGTGAAGAAGGTGCACACATCATCAGACATAGATTTCATAGCACGAGAGTTCTTATTATCCTTGATGATGTCGGTCATTATCATCAACTTGAACCATTCATTGGGAAGCTCAGTTGGTTTGGTCCAAGAAGTAGGATCATTGTGACCATGCGTGATTATGGTCTTATTAATGTCCCTGAAGTGGCAGAAAGATATGAAGTCGAACCTCTGAAACCTGATCAagctctttttctctttcagaGGCATGCTTCTCATATCCTGCCATTCCCAGAGGGATATGATTCTCTGTTTGATGAAATTATATCTCTAACTGGACGAATTCCTTTAGCGATTGAGGTTCTAGCTCCTCTTTTATGCACAGTGCCCACAAGTTTATGGCAACATACCTTGAAGATAATGAGAAAGCATGTCGATCCAGTTGAACGCGTGTTGATGGCAAGCTTTGAGTTTCTTAACTATGAGACCAAAGAAATATTACTGGATATAGCATGTTTCTTTGTTGGAAAGGATATTGCCAATCCCTTTTCCATGTGGTGTGCTTGTGGCTATGATCCTCTTCAAGGAATCAACGTTTTGCTGGACATGTCTTTGGTGCAAGTTGgagaaaataataaactatGGATGCATAATAAGCTGAGAAATCTTTGTCAGCAAATTGTCAAGAATGAAGATCCCAAAAGGCCTGAAAGGCGCAGTAGGCTATGGAATCATGTGGATGCAGTATCCATGTTGAAGGAAAGAAAG GGAGCTAAAAGGGTCCGAGCCCTCAATCTCAAGTATGATAATGTTTGCCATGACTGCTTTACATGTGAAGAATTTGAACTTCTGCCATACCTAAGGTATCTCAAATTGGGTAAAGCCAGAATCATAGGAGACTCTAAGAATTCCCTATCGAATTTAAGGTGGCTTGATTGGCAAGTGTGCACTGAGACCTTTGGAGCTTGTGACCTGCATCTGAAAGAGCTAGTCATTCTTGATTTATCATGGAGTAAGGTTGTGCATGACTGGAAAGGGTGGAGTCAAATTAAG aTGCCACAGTTGAGGAATCTAAACCTTACGGGGTGTACTAGCCTACTGACGACTCCTGATTTCTCTGGTCTTGAGAAGTTGGAGACATTGATTCTCGAGCATTGTTCTCGACTAGTGAAGATTGATGCTTCAATTACTCATCTAAAGTTCTTAGTCACCCTGAATTTGAAGTTCTGCAGTGAACTCAGCATGCTGCCAAAAGAACTTAATGatatgaaagaaatgaaagagcTTCTAATTGATGGAACCTCTATAAAGGAAATTCCCAGCACCCTAGCCAATATGAAGAAACTCAAAATTCTCAGTGCCTCTAATTGCTTCTCTCTGAGTGGCCTGCCCCAATCAATGGGTCAGCTGGAAGCTCTTTCTGTGCTCTTGCTGGATGGTGCGAAATTTGTTGAACTACCTGACTCAATTGGAGAGCTGGTGCAACTGAAGCAATTATCTTTGAGAAACTGCCACTGTCTCGGGGAGCTTCCAGACTCAATTGGCAATTTGGGAAGATCATTAATTGAGTTGGATCTGTCAGGGACAGGCATTTGCGATTTGCCAGGTTCGATCATGAACCTGCGGGGCTTGAAAGTACTGAAAATGGACTCCTGTTTCACAAGAGAATTCCCTCGTGATATTGGAAGGCTAACCAACCTCGAGGAGATGCATGCCTTGCGATGTAGGAGCTTGGAAGGGGACATTCCGAGTGATATCGGGGAATTGAAATCACTGAGAATGTTGGTTCTAGGATATACTCGTATTTCTAGCTTGCCGCCGTGCATCCAGTCACTTTGCTGTCTTCAGACCCTCGATTTACTGAACTGCGACAGGATTGAAGCATTGCCAATACTACCCTCTGGTTTGACTCGCTTGCGTGTGATCTCTAGGAGCATGAAGGCTGTGCCATTCATTGACAACTTGACAAAATTGGAAGAGTTGTGCCTTGGAGATGAAGATCCCGAGGAACTAAAACTACCCTCAACGCAGAGGGTGATGAATTCCATCCTGACCAGGGGGGtggttctctcctttctttggCCCAAAAGGTTTCTGAGACTGAAGGTGTTGGAATTGTCTCATTCACGGATCACGGACCTTCGCTTGAGGGACAAATGTCTCCCTCAGCTCACAAAACTTGTCGTGTCAGGTGCAAACCTCAGGAGAATACAGCAGCTTCCATCAACACTGTCATTCTTGTCAGTTCGAGGCTGTTTGTCATTGAAAAGATTGCCGACCGTCCAATGTTTGAAAAGTTTGAACGAATTACGGCTCTCACACTCTGCAGTTAGAGAGGTTGAAGGGCTTGGAGAGCTAGGAGCCCTGGAGATAATAGATATATCTCACTGCGAAATACGGAACCTTGAAGGGCTCGGCCAGTTAACTTCCTTGATAAGTTTGAAGCTTTCGGACTGTGATCATCTCCGAAAGTTGCCTAACATATCAAATCTGAAGAtgctgaaaattttagaaatccGCCGATGCAGGGagattaaaaatattcaagGTCTACAAGAAATAAGATCATCCCTGGGGAAGCTGCATGTAGGTGAAGGCAATGATGAAGACTCACAGCAGGTACGCGATGATTTTTTCTAA